Proteins encoded within one genomic window of Felis catus isolate Fca126 chromosome C1, F.catus_Fca126_mat1.0, whole genome shotgun sequence:
- the LOC111561798 gene encoding cell wall integrity and stress response component 4-like, producing the protein MFVVLASSLREEWPRKTCVVVTVMCTWAREVLVPNCPPLDLPLSQTHHGICPSHVSHSDLWSTAAFSPPSATTTLPTTIITMTSSSSITRTTTLIAIAASTNISTTSSTAITSITVTATLTAIAASTNISTTSSTAITSITVTATLTAIAASTNISTTSSTAITSITVTATLTAIAASTNISTTSSTAITSITVTATLTAIAASINISTTSSTITMTTTILSSLPSFSPTPPHHRHHHHHHQHHHQRTPRTFWSQGSLANVPPRSPLRLSRKRAEPEESHTRGSFILSRVVK; encoded by the coding sequence ATGTTTGTGGTGCTTGCATCGTCCCTGAGAGAGGAATGGCCTCGAAAGACGTGTGTTGTAGTTACAGTAATGTGCACTTGGGCCCGTGAAGTCCTAGTGCCTAATTGTCCACCTCTCGATCTGCCCCTTTCTCAAACCCATCATGGCATTTGCCCCAGTCATGTCTCTCATTCAGACCTGTGGAGCACGGCGGCATTCTCTCCACCCTCTGCCACCACCACTCtccccaccaccatcatcaccatgacCAGCTCCTCCTCCATCACCAGGACCACTACCCTTATTGCCATCGCCGCCTCCACCAACATTTCCACCACCAGCTCCACCGCCATTACCTCCATCACCGTGACCGCTACCCTTACCGCCATCGCCGCCTCCACCAACATTTCCACCACCAGCTCCACCGCCATTACCTCCATCACCGTGACCGCTACCCTTACCGCCATCGCCGCCTCCACCAACATTTCCACCACCAGCTCCACCGCCATTACCTCCATCACCGTGACCGCTACCCTTACCGCCATCGCCGCCTCCACCAACATTTCCACCACCAGCTCCACCGCCATTACCTCCATCACCGTGACCGCTACCCTTACCGCCATCGCCGCCTCCATCAACATTTCCACCACCAGCTCCACCATCACCATGACCACCACCATCCTATCATCACTACCATCATTTTCCCCAACACCTCCtcaccaccgtcaccaccaccaccaccaccagcaccaccaccagAGGACTCCAAGAACTTTCTGGAGTCAGGGAAGTCTTGCCAATGTTCCCCCAAGATCTCCTCTTAGGCTGTCAAGAAAACGAGCAGAACCAGAAGAGAGCCACACCCGGGGGTCATTTATTCTCTCCAGAGTTGTTAAATGA